Genomic segment of Synergistales bacterium:
TGGTGGAAACGGAGTCGGGCAAGCGCTATCTGCCCGTGGAGACCAGCGACGAGATCATCGTCTTCGGCGACGTCTCGCTGAACAAGCGCTTTCTGGAATTCTGCACCAAGACCCAGATCATGCTGCACTTCTTCAACCACTACGGCTACTACCAGGGAACCTACTATCCCCGGGAGCATTACAACGCCGGCACCGTGGTGCTCGCCCAGGCCTCCACCTATCTCGACGAGGCCAGGCGGCTCAACCTCGCCAGGGCGCTTGTCGCCGGGGCCTTCCGGAACATGGCTGCCGTGGTCACCTACTACGCCAACCGCAGCCGTCAGGAGCTCGCCCCGCTGGCCGAGCAGATCGACCAGGCCCGCCACAGGCTGGATGAGGCCCACGACGTGCGGGAACTCATGGGGTATGAAGGCGACACACGGGAGCAATACTACGCCTTCTTCGATGCCGTGCTGGCAGGGGAGGATTTCACCTTCGGCAGCCGGAGCCGGAGACCGCCCAGCAACAGGCTCAACGCCCTGGTCAGCTTTCTCAACAGCATGTGCTACATCCTCGCCCTCTCCCAGATCTACCGCACCCACCTGGACCCGCGGATCGGCTACCTCCACGAGACCAACTTCCGGCGCTTCAGCCTCAACCTCGACCTGGCGGAGATCTTCAAACCCATCCTGGTGGACCGGCTGATCTGCTCGCTGATCAACCGAAGCATCATCAACAAGAGCCACTTCATGAAGGAGGCCGGCGGGATCTACCTCAACGAAAAGGGGCGCAAGGCTGTGCTCAAGCACTGGGAGGAGCGCATGCAGGCCACCATCGAGCACAAGCAGCTCAAGCGGAACGTCAGCTACAGGAGACTGGTGAGGATGGAGGCCTACAAGATCGAAAAACATATCCTGGGCGACCAGGAGTACAGCCCCTTCGTGACACGGTGGTAGGATGTTCGTGATCATGGTCTATGATGCCTTCCCCAAACGCGGCGTCAAACTGCTCAAAGTGGGGCGCCGCTACCTCAACTGGGTGCAGAACTCCGTTTTGGAAGGCGAGTTGACCCCGGCCACCTTCGCCCACCTCAAGCAGGAGGTCAAAAAGATCATCAACGAGGAGTACGACAGCGTTATCTTCTACACCTGGCGCACCGCACGCTACACAAAGAGGGAGATCCTTGGCAAGGAGCTGGCGGAACAGGACAACTTCATCTGACCGCCTGTCGTCGACCGCCGGTAACGCACAAACCCCCCACCTGCGACGACATTGCGCCATCCCGAACAAGCCCGTAACCACAGCGTCTCCCGCCGTTCGCCGAAACCATTGCAGAGAAGTTTCCCCTTGCTCTCCCCACCGACAAAGCCTATAATGGCAGGGATCCAAGCGGTTTGTGGCCTTCCTATGAGGGATGGAAACGTGTTAAGGCGCTCCTTAGCCCCTTATAAATGGTTCACGTTTGTGGCCTTCCTATGAGGGATGGAAACCAGCAGTGTTTCCAGCAACCGTGCCGGTCTGTAGTGTTTGTGGCCTTCCTATGAGGGATGGAAACTTTCACCTCCGTCTGACACTGTGCAAGCATATAATCCGTTTGTGGCCTTCCTATGAGGGATGGAAACTCACCAATTTCAAGTGCGCGAACCTCAGCAGCGTCGGTTTGTGGCCTTCCTATGAGGGATGGAAACTCATTTTTATT
This window contains:
- the cas1b gene encoding type I-B CRISPR-associated endonuclease Cas1b gives rise to the protein MCRTLYMMNSGELRRKDNTIVVETESGKRYLPVETSDEIIVFGDVSLNKRFLEFCTKTQIMLHFFNHYGYYQGTYYPREHYNAGTVVLAQASTYLDEARRLNLARALVAGAFRNMAAVVTYYANRSRQELAPLAEQIDQARHRLDEAHDVRELMGYEGDTREQYYAFFDAVLAGEDFTFGSRSRRPPSNRLNALVSFLNSMCYILALSQIYRTHLDPRIGYLHETNFRRFSLNLDLAEIFKPILVDRLICSLINRSIINKSHFMKEAGGIYLNEKGRKAVLKHWEERMQATIEHKQLKRNVSYRRLVRMEAYKIEKHILGDQEYSPFVTRW
- the cas2 gene encoding CRISPR-associated endonuclease Cas2 translates to MFVIMVYDAFPKRGVKLLKVGRRYLNWVQNSVLEGELTPATFAHLKQEVKKIINEEYDSVIFYTWRTARYTKREILGKELAEQDNFI